The Setaria viridis chromosome 9, Setaria_viridis_v4.0, whole genome shotgun sequence sequence gccgccaggAACCGGCCGTCGGGGGAGAACCGGAGGCCCCGGACGGCGCCGATCCGGCCGCCCAGCACGGCGAGCGGCTCGGAGAGGTTGCGGACGTCCCACAGCCGGCACGTCGCGTCCTGGTTCCCCGTGGCCAGGACGCGGCCGTCGGGGTGCCACGCCGACGCGAACGAGTAGTCCAGGTGGCCGCGGAGCGTCGCAATCTCCCTGCCCGACTGGGAGTCGGCGAGGAGGCAGTCCGGGCTGTCGCCGAGCACCGCCATCAGCTTGCCGTTGGGGCTCACCGACGTGTTCTGCATCCATTTTTGCCGGTGTCAGAAATTCAGTATCCGGGTTATTACCAAGAGCAGCAGCATGGATCCTTCGACGCCGGATACTCACATTGACGGACCACGGGAAGGTGAACTGGGTGAGCAGGCTGTATCTCGCGGTGTCGAACGTTCTGACGACGCAGTCGTTGTTCGCGGCCATCACCCGAGTGGCGCCACTGCATCAAAGGATTCAAAGCTTCGGTTCACATACTCCTTACTAGTGGCTTGTATTCAGAATCTGAACCGATAGCAAGACTCGCTTACTCGGGCGACTCGAAGATGTCCACGGCGTTCGTGATGGAGTAGTTGTTGCCGGTCAGGTTCGTGCAGAACGCCACCCCGGGTTTATCAACGTACTGATGGCCACAAGAGCGAGAAGACTTATGAGCTGATAAAATTCAGGAAAACACTGAAGAGTCTGCACATGGTGCACTCCTCGTACCTTGCAGATGAGCTCTCCCTGGAAACCACCGGCCACCATGAGGTTGTCCTTCAGTGCCATGGTACTGATTTGAACCCTCGACAATGGTCTAGCCCCCTTGACATCCTGCAGAGCAGGTAGCACTCacaggttcagacttcagaggctGGCGATCAAGCTCAAAATAGCAGAAATACGTGTGACATAACGATAGCACAGACTGCAGACCTCTGTTGGGGTCAACTGGCCGGCCACATTGAGAACTTCTCTTCCTCTCTGGAACAGGGGAGACCAGTGCATCACAGAGTAGTTCTGCACCAGGTACACGTCGTGCTTCGAAGCAGCCCACAGGAGGTTCCTCAACTGCACATGTTTGGACCATGGTCATTACACTTGACACAGATGTTTCAGAGAATGCAACAGGATACAAATCTTTTACAAGATGTGACGGATGCATGATTCAGGTACGTGGCACTTGTCTTTTCTTAATGGTAAAAGTATCATGAAACTCGTTGATCCATTCAGTCATCCCGCATGCACAGATGGAAGAATAAGCTCAACTTTGTATGTCCTTATGTGCGATCCCACTAATGCACTGGTACCAACCTTACAATTTTACAAGCACAGACCGAACAAGCAGCACCTAGTATTCTTGCACGCATACAAATGAGAGAATTCCAGATGCTTATTCAGATTTTCAACTGTGAAGCCCTTGTGACCCATTGCACTGTTAGCCTTACATACATGTTAGTTTTGACAGGGCCTCTATTTTCATGGACAATATACAGGAGGAAATGGAACATTCAATGTTCCAAATTCTGTGTCTACAATCTGTAAATCGTAGTATCTATAATTTGTAACACAAAGGCCGATAAGAACTTTGTGTTGTTGAAGTCCCATGTTAGCACTACCTTCAGAATGATGACACACAATAGCTCCAAACGAATACCATGCTTTGCACACCATTTCAATTGGCACGAAACTGTAACACGAAGCATAAGTTTGCACACCATGTCTGTTAGTATGAGAAGCCTATCAAACGCTATGTGTAAAGTTTAAGAACAAATGATCGTGCATCAAATAATTTGTGAGTGCTAGCTCTTCCATCCACCTGCAAAACGCAATTCGAACTGATTCATTTAACATCTTTTCCTATCATGAAGCATCCTATCATACCATATTCCCACCCTGTAGTTAGTGTTCCGGCTGCTCAGGATGCTCATCATATCCATCTGCTTTTGTTCCTGATGAAACATGGTACTGCAAATGTCCTAATATCACAAGATCAATTGCAAATATGCAACCCCGACTCGTTACATGACCTGCAATCAGTGTTACGTTCATACACAGAAAGTAGCAGCACGAATAGCAACATCATTTAATATAGATGGTATAAATCAATAACTCGTACAAGACGATATGCACAGCAGTACAAAATATTTTTCGTGGTCTCATGGACAAGTTAGAATACTTTAGAAAAAAAGTGCATTTGTTGTTGCTCGGTAATCGAACTTGCCGGACAAGGAAGTTTAAGAGGGGCTATTTCACAATTGGATCTGCTATTGCTTACACTGTAAACTTGACAGGAAGAAAATAGAAGGGAAGCTCACAATCCGCAACGGACTCTGTGCTTGTGCAGACATCTCAGTTTGGTAATTCTATTAGTGTGCTCCAATGACAAAGTATGTTGTAACTGTGGCAACCAGGACTCTGATTGTATTTTTCCAAAAAACGGGATAGAGGCCGTGATGGGTGTGAGAACCGACCCTTGTTACCAACCCTTCGGATTAATATACACAAAGCCTCAAGAGGTAAATAGCACTGTGCTTCATGATGCAAACTGAAGTAATGAACAGTGAAGTAACCCAAAatcaacaagaagcaccacaCATCTTGGCACAGCAACTTTTAAATTGCTGATTTGTATGATGGCCCATGACCCCATGACCAACGGAATGAAATAAGTATACTGCTACTCTGCCACTTTATGAATGCAGATCCGTCATTTTTAGGTGAAAATGGCTATTAGCAATGACAGCTGAATACTTTTCTTAGTGTCAACTTCAATATTTTGATGTAAAAAGATAATAATTTGTGAGTAAACTGAATGGAACCTTCACATCCTCACCCAAAAATATCTTTTATGCAAGTGGCTGTTTCATATGCATGCAAGTGTTTGCATGAAATTGTCCAAGTAAAATTGTACCTGGAAATGCACTATGGTTGATTTGACAGATCTCGTGCTGGAATGGAAATCATAGAAAGTATCCTTTCTCTCCACTTGTTTGCATTCCTTCATAAACAAAATAAACGTATCAGGCATTGTATAACGAAAGGTAACTGGGTTAATAAAACTGTAAATGCGATTATGAAGAAGCAAAACGATAAGGCTCTCACCTGTTCTAGTCCGCTGCGTGACCTCGTGAGGTTCTGATAGTTCTTGTATTCCTTCAGCCTCatctcgcggtactggtccctACTGTAGTTCAACCTTTCCCAGGGTATGCCTTGGATGTCTTTCCCTTCTTTATAGTCCGAAGCTGAAGTATCATCCATTTGCTCATGCTGCTAGAGTAGAACATTACTTAGATATGAAAAAAAATCCCTACCCCTGTAGGTCCTACAGCAAACAGCTCGGGCGTTGTTCGCCTATATCTTTGGTGTGTGGTTGTAGAAGAAAAATTGCAGTTTAAGGACTAGTATCAATTCCTCTTTCCAACTGTCTGCACGACTTGTTCACAAGAACGGCAGCGGCTTATATCAGTTAATGATTCTCTTGTTGTTTCCGATTTTTTATACTGGGTCAATCGGATATCTCAGGTATTGTCTCTTAAAAATTGTGAGCATGCAGACCCCCTGCCAGGATTGGGAAACAAAACACTGCGACAGTGATCTTCCCTAGGTCGCCCCAGGTTTTTGTTATTGACTTGTAGTATTTGGAACTGGCTGTTCACTGGTTCTTTTTCTTTAACAGAAAGTAGTAGAGCATAATGATAACATTCCTTATGAAGAAGCTAAGGGCATCATCGTAGCCCTGAACCTTCATTAGTTTCTTCTGAACCTACCACAGTGCACTCGGTCACAGAACAAGCAGAAGTAAATGACAGAATCGAACGGGTTCTGTTTAGAATCTGAACTTGCTATGGGTTGTCTTGAGTTCACTTTTCCGTCGCAGGTTTGGACGGCTTTGTGTACGTAAAAACTCGTTTGAACACCCCTAACTAATCCTACTACTATTTATGTCTCATCAAAATCAAGCAAGGGGTAGTAGTAACTTAATTGTCAGCGTCATAGTCATAGCGAGACatggaggagcaggagggtgtACTGAGAGGCGTACCTGCAGGCCGGATTCGCCACCGCTGGCGGTCGGGAACCCGTCACCGAAGTCGTCGTCGAAGTAGTAGtactcgccgtcggcggcgacgagctccaGGTCGTCGCACAAGTCGTGCGCCATGCTTGCTACCGGCCGTCCGGAGCGGCGAACAGGCGGGCGAGGCGGCAGTTTTCCGGGCCT is a genomic window containing:
- the LOC117840059 gene encoding uncharacterized WD repeat-containing protein C2A9.03 isoform X2 — encoded protein: MAHDLCDDLELVAADGEYYYFDDDFGDGFPTASGGESGLQHEQMDDTSASDYKEGKDIQGIPWERLNYSRDQYREMRLKEYKNYQNLTRSRSGLEQECKQVERKDTFYDFHSSTRSVKSTIVHFQLRNLLWAASKHDVYLVQNYSVMHWSPLFQRGREVLNVAGQLTPTEDVKGARPLSRVQISTMALKDNLMVAGGFQGELICKYVDKPGVAFCTNLTGNNYSITNAVDIFESPDGATRVMAANNDCVVRTFDTARYSLLTQFTFPWSVNNTSVSPNGKLMAVLGDSPDCLLADSQSGREIATLRGHLDYSFASAWHPDGRVLATGNQDATCRLWDVRNLSEPLAVLGGRIGAVRGLRFSPDGRFLAAAEAADFVHVYDAAAGYAGAEQEVDLFGEVAGAAFSPDGEALFVSVADRTYGGVLEFRRRRSYDYLDSFFF
- the LOC117840059 gene encoding uncharacterized WD repeat-containing protein C2A9.03 isoform X1; the encoded protein is MAHDLCDDLELVAADGEYYYFDDDFGDGFPTASGGESGLQQHEQMDDTSASDYKEGKDIQGIPWERLNYSRDQYREMRLKEYKNYQNLTRSRSGLEQECKQVERKDTFYDFHSSTRSVKSTIVHFQLRNLLWAASKHDVYLVQNYSVMHWSPLFQRGREVLNVAGQLTPTEDVKGARPLSRVQISTMALKDNLMVAGGFQGELICKYVDKPGVAFCTNLTGNNYSITNAVDIFESPDGATRVMAANNDCVVRTFDTARYSLLTQFTFPWSVNNTSVSPNGKLMAVLGDSPDCLLADSQSGREIATLRGHLDYSFASAWHPDGRVLATGNQDATCRLWDVRNLSEPLAVLGGRIGAVRGLRFSPDGRFLAAAEAADFVHVYDAAAGYAGAEQEVDLFGEVAGAAFSPDGEALFVSVADRTYGGVLEFRRRRSYDYLDSFFF
- the LOC117840059 gene encoding uncharacterized WD repeat-containing protein C2A9.03 isoform X3 encodes the protein MVCKLMLRVTVSCQLKWCAKHGIRLELLCVIILKLRNLLWAASKHDVYLVQNYSVMHWSPLFQRGREVLNVAGQLTPTEDVKGARPLSRVQISTMALKDNLMVAGGFQGELICKYVDKPGVAFCTNLTGNNYSITNAVDIFESPDGATRVMAANNDCVVRTFDTARYSLLTQFTFPWSVNNTSVSPNGKLMAVLGDSPDCLLADSQSGREIATLRGHLDYSFASAWHPDGRVLATGNQDATCRLWDVRNLSEPLAVLGGRIGAVRGLRFSPDGRFLAAAEAADFVHVYDAAAGYAGAEQEVDLFGEVAGAAFSPDGEALFVSVADRTYGGVLEFRRRRSYDYLDSFFF
- the LOC117840059 gene encoding uncharacterized WD repeat-containing protein C2A9.03 isoform X4; the encoded protein is MLRNLLWAASKHDVYLVQNYSVMHWSPLFQRGREVLNVAGQLTPTEDVKGARPLSRVQISTMALKDNLMVAGGFQGELICKYVDKPGVAFCTNLTGNNYSITNAVDIFESPDGATRVMAANNDCVVRTFDTARYSLLTQFTFPWSVNNTSVSPNGKLMAVLGDSPDCLLADSQSGREIATLRGHLDYSFASAWHPDGRVLATGNQDATCRLWDVRNLSEPLAVLGGRIGAVRGLRFSPDGRFLAAAEAADFVHVYDAAAGYAGAEQEVDLFGEVAGAAFSPDGEALFVSVADRTYGGVLEFRRRRSYDYLDSFFF